The following proteins are encoded in a genomic region of Leptospira ryugenii:
- a CDS encoding 1-acyl-sn-glycerol-3-phosphate acyltransferase produces the protein MSISYLDLKQAVLGSGPMGLIISSLLAKNFDEVTLWIPDKEFVQQLKKRRQTEIMGITLDIPEHIEIVSSLDVFGRDDWSFHIAVPSRMCMDNLNALIDTISPKNDFVFSFFTKGILDSKYRKKFGFISYSQYLEHILKEKNIQSFEITVVNGPSMIAEIMEEKTAFFNVGSSNKEAREYVAELLGSYLVNTSTTDDILGMELIGVAKNPMAIASGIVSLLPNYGSNLLGELLSVGFQEVRDLAMKYGARPDTVMGRSGLADFIATATSGKSRNRNFGRKIVGELLSGQEKLNLLERIEIFFSPKQFIEKEAEKWQDNVEGSYALGILIELANEIRLPFTLHRILFDVLTRKQPPEALIEYIKGGKLQSQAPPPVVLKKVGLNLTSGIDFQNVLVDRILKSVLNVQGNLGRIKKQSTAIIETIQKRLTKAIRKKQKLEESKFQSEIEVWQKFSHASKDEESLYIKEIIRFYVREIADNYSPTVRESLLRVIAPIRLFSGGFSRGSMIPHIGGKTEDVKALSSKYNVLYAPTHRSHLDSVEVAYSIFHLGLPVPRYAAGINLMSNPFWEWMLKSLGAYAVDRERTRNSLYLECLTLYSQVMLEKGIPSLVYPEGTRSRTGGIVPVKTGLLTTAVNAFRSSGTEILIVPISLSYECVPEDNQFCDIEEDLSMAGFLSKRTSVHVEFCDPIPISQYAHNDDPTLELAYRITKAWKTYHKILPNQIVAKLMMENEFHLDVKSAKVLVEDFILRHPGNYLTMDPEEIWHKGKKILEKRKFVEEINGILTSKNDALINYYGTMIPEDEDKKY, from the coding sequence ATGTCAATCTCTTATCTAGATTTAAAGCAGGCCGTTCTCGGGAGCGGCCCTATGGGCTTGATCATTTCGAGTCTTTTAGCAAAGAATTTCGATGAGGTTACACTTTGGATACCTGACAAAGAGTTTGTACAACAATTAAAAAAACGTCGCCAAACAGAAATTATGGGAATCACCTTAGATATCCCAGAACATATCGAAATTGTCTCAAGTTTAGATGTATTTGGTCGCGATGATTGGTCCTTTCATATAGCAGTACCATCCAGAATGTGTATGGACAATTTGAATGCCCTCATTGATACCATCTCACCAAAAAATGATTTTGTATTTTCTTTTTTTACCAAAGGCATCCTAGATTCAAAGTATAGAAAGAAGTTTGGTTTTATCTCTTATAGCCAATATCTAGAGCACATTCTTAAAGAAAAAAACATACAATCTTTTGAAATTACCGTGGTAAACGGACCTTCGATGATCGCAGAGATTATGGAAGAAAAAACTGCATTTTTTAATGTAGGTTCCTCCAATAAAGAAGCTAGAGAATACGTAGCCGAACTTCTAGGCTCTTATCTTGTGAACACAAGTACAACAGATGATATTTTAGGCATGGAATTGATTGGTGTCGCGAAGAATCCCATGGCGATTGCATCTGGAATTGTTTCTCTATTGCCCAATTATGGATCTAACCTTTTAGGAGAATTACTTTCGGTAGGCTTTCAAGAGGTACGTGATCTCGCCATGAAGTATGGTGCCCGACCCGATACTGTGATGGGACGCTCAGGTCTGGCCGATTTTATTGCGACTGCAACGAGTGGTAAAAGTAGAAACCGGAATTTTGGAAGGAAAATAGTTGGAGAATTGTTGAGCGGGCAAGAAAAGTTAAATCTTTTGGAAAGAATTGAAATCTTCTTTTCCCCAAAACAATTTATTGAAAAGGAAGCTGAAAAATGGCAGGATAATGTCGAGGGTAGCTATGCGCTTGGAATCTTGATCGAACTTGCGAACGAGATACGCCTTCCCTTCACTTTACATAGAATCCTATTTGATGTTCTGACTAGAAAACAACCACCTGAAGCTTTGATCGAATACATTAAAGGTGGAAAATTACAATCCCAAGCTCCGCCTCCTGTCGTTCTGAAAAAGGTTGGACTCAATTTAACATCGGGCATTGATTTCCAAAATGTCCTCGTCGATAGGATTTTAAAAAGTGTACTAAATGTCCAAGGAAACTTAGGTAGGATCAAAAAGCAATCAACAGCTATCATTGAAACAATTCAAAAACGCTTAACAAAAGCTATCCGAAAAAAACAAAAACTAGAAGAGTCAAAATTCCAATCCGAGATTGAGGTTTGGCAAAAATTTTCACATGCAAGTAAAGATGAAGAATCACTCTATATCAAAGAGATTATTCGTTTTTACGTCAGAGAAATTGCAGATAATTATAGCCCCACCGTAAGAGAATCTCTTTTGAGAGTCATTGCACCCATCCGCTTATTTTCTGGTGGATTCTCGAGGGGATCTATGATCCCACATATTGGTGGAAAGACGGAAGATGTAAAGGCACTCTCATCAAAATACAATGTTTTATACGCTCCGACCCACCGGTCACATTTAGATTCTGTAGAAGTTGCTTATTCAATATTTCATTTGGGACTTCCTGTCCCCCGTTATGCGGCAGGCATCAACCTAATGTCCAATCCTTTTTGGGAGTGGATGCTAAAGTCCTTAGGTGCCTATGCTGTGGACAGAGAGCGAACTAGAAATAGTCTCTATTTAGAATGTTTGACACTTTATTCGCAAGTGATGCTTGAAAAAGGCATCCCATCACTTGTATATCCGGAAGGCACACGGTCTCGGACAGGTGGGATCGTGCCTGTAAAAACAGGGCTTCTCACAACGGCAGTAAATGCATTCAGAAGTTCTGGGACGGAAATTTTAATCGTACCTATTTCTTTGTCTTATGAGTGTGTTCCAGAAGACAATCAATTCTGTGATATCGAAGAAGATCTCTCCATGGCTGGTTTTCTCTCGAAGCGGACTTCCGTACATGTTGAGTTTTGTGATCCGATTCCGATATCTCAGTATGCACACAATGATGACCCTACACTTGAGCTGGCATACAGAATCACCAAAGCTTGGAAGACATACCATAAAATACTGCCAAATCAAATTGTTGCTAAATTAATGATGGAAAATGAATTTCATTTAGATGTAAAGAGCGCAAAGGTATTGGTGGAGGATTTTATCCTAAGACATCCTGGAAATTATTTAACCATGGACCCAGAAGAAATCTGGCACAAAGGCAAAAAAATTCTGGAGAAAAGAAAGTTTGTAGAAGAGATCAATGGTATATTAACTTCTAAAAACGATGCTCTGATCAATTACTATGGTACAATGATTCCTGAAGATGAGGATAAAAAATATTAA
- a CDS encoding AEC family transporter: protein MSNLLLLLVCFVSGILLRRYNRIPSDASKVLNAFILYLSLPALVFHQIYKVKLSPEILLPALMPWLVFAFAFLLFYFLYSIHVYSKEMMVCLTLCCGLGNTSFVGIPILESYLGRDALAYGIICDQLGTFLVLSFPGVILIQLQGEKSWTFLSLCKRIFLFPPAIALLFAILFKSLSIPTFILSSLERLGDTLSPLALVSVGSILDFKSIPGFRKMLALGLVFKLLLSPLLIWIIYQNLNLSKLEFQTIVLESAMGPMVTSSILLIDRKIFPDLASLFLGVGIPISFLSTYCIYYLLSKGIL from the coding sequence ATGAGTAATCTTCTTCTTTTATTGGTCTGTTTTGTTTCTGGAATTTTGCTTAGACGTTACAATCGCATACCTTCAGATGCATCTAAAGTATTGAATGCATTCATATTGTATTTGTCCTTGCCTGCCTTGGTGTTTCATCAAATATATAAAGTCAAACTTAGTCCCGAGATTTTACTACCAGCATTGATGCCTTGGCTTGTTTTTGCATTTGCGTTCCTTTTGTTTTATTTCCTCTACTCGATTCATGTTTATTCAAAAGAAATGATGGTATGTCTTACTTTATGTTGTGGATTGGGGAATACTTCCTTCGTCGGAATTCCAATATTAGAATCTTATTTAGGTAGGGATGCACTTGCGTACGGCATTATCTGTGACCAACTTGGTACTTTTTTGGTACTTAGTTTTCCTGGAGTCATACTGATTCAGTTACAAGGAGAAAAATCTTGGACATTTCTATCCTTGTGCAAACGGATTTTCTTATTTCCGCCAGCGATAGCCTTGTTATTCGCGATTCTTTTCAAATCGCTCAGCATTCCTACTTTCATACTAAGTTCTCTCGAAAGATTAGGGGATACGCTTTCTCCCCTGGCATTGGTTTCTGTTGGGAGCATTCTTGATTTCAAATCTATCCCAGGTTTCAGGAAAATGCTAGCCTTGGGTTTGGTATTTAAACTCCTGCTATCACCTTTGCTAATTTGGATCATATACCAAAATCTTAATTTATCAAAGCTGGAATTTCAAACGATTGTTTTGGAATCAGCGATGGGACCTATGGTAACGTCCAGTATCCTTCTTATTGATCGGAAGATTTTTCCAGATCTTGCCAGTCTCTTCTTAGGTGTCGGAATCCCGATTTCATTTTTGAGTACGTATTGTATCTATTATCTTCTTTCCAAAGGTATCTTATGA
- a CDS encoding DMT family transporter: MRLRFYFLLVLAMLSWGISWPLAKMISVSVPIHVLVFWRFLCTWLSVIPLLLVLRIPIILPSGRDYFNVLIGGIIYTLYNQFFFLGLAKGLPGAGGVLVTTLNPILTFFLVSLVFRKGILKSQAIGLFVGLIGGLTILKVWEVNFADLVQSGNLFFLFASLTWAFLSLNSQKTGSRIHTLSYSFFVYAIGSVLEFLFSFREPSFLHVFQQNATFWWIIAYLSVISTTFGTTVYFFASTKLGSATASSFIFIVPLSAYLSSFFILEEKIQSHVFIGGSLAVIAVYLINHTNKVSD, translated from the coding sequence ATGAGATTACGTTTTTACTTCTTATTGGTTTTGGCAATGTTGTCTTGGGGGATATCTTGGCCCTTAGCAAAAATGATTTCAGTATCTGTTCCCATTCACGTTTTGGTCTTCTGGAGATTTTTATGCACCTGGCTTTCTGTTATTCCGCTTCTCTTGGTTCTTCGCATTCCAATCATATTACCTTCAGGAAGAGATTACTTTAACGTATTAATCGGTGGAATCATCTATACACTCTATAATCAATTTTTTTTTCTAGGACTTGCCAAGGGTTTACCAGGCGCAGGTGGAGTTTTGGTAACGACTCTCAATCCTATCTTGACATTCTTTCTTGTCTCTTTGGTATTTCGAAAAGGAATTTTAAAATCACAGGCAATCGGTTTGTTTGTGGGATTGATAGGAGGATTGACGATTCTAAAGGTTTGGGAAGTTAATTTTGCCGATTTGGTACAGTCAGGCAATCTATTCTTTTTGTTTGCGTCCTTGACTTGGGCCTTTCTTTCGCTAAATAGCCAAAAAACAGGCAGTAGGATACATACACTTTCCTATAGTTTCTTTGTTTATGCGATCGGTAGTGTATTAGAGTTTTTATTTTCGTTTCGTGAACCCAGCTTTTTACATGTCTTCCAACAAAATGCCACCTTCTGGTGGATCATTGCCTACCTATCTGTCATTTCGACAACCTTTGGAACGACTGTTTATTTTTTTGCCTCAACAAAACTTGGATCAGCAACGGCTAGTTCTTTCATTTTCATTGTGCCACTATCCGCTTATCTTTCGAGTTTTTTTATTTTAGAAGAAAAGATACAGTCGCATGTTTTTATCGGTGGATCTCTTGCGGTAATTGCCGTTTATCTAATCAACCATACCAATAAAGTTTCGGATTAA